Proteins from a single region of Nerophis ophidion isolate RoL-2023_Sa linkage group LG10, RoL_Noph_v1.0, whole genome shotgun sequence:
- the LOC133560595 gene encoding actin nucleation-promoting factor WASL-like isoform X3 — translation MMFCTTFLSAPSEDLTCEGGGGASTGGGGLGPASCLSSLHCLVLPQDELYSNLSQSDTSAARRLSVYSQVRARSFIGDMLREGSQCRDRDGTGVWDKVGRRRSRSTSPLPSKTIKSPFSESVKGPSLPMATVDIKNPEISNIQRFHSNTQVNNLMHSTFPKREKKVRGKKKRLTKADIGTPSNFQHIGHVGWDPNTGFDVNNLDPELKNLFDMCGISEAQLKDKETSKVIYDFIEKKGGVEAIKNELRRQAPPPPPSRGGPPPPPPHHTSAPPPPPPARGRGAPPPPPPSRAPFSAPPPPPPSRPGMISPPPPPPSRGFLPPPPPPAHSSSLAPPPMTTSIPFGSGAPPPPPPPPPGPPPPGMSMEANGGDSGGKSALLNQIREGTQLKKMEQKERPVSNVGRDALLDQIRQGIQLKARDDNDSPPSSMAPSAGIVGALMEVMQARSKAIHSSDEDEDDEDDEDFEDADEWDD, via the exons ATGATGTTCTGCACCACTTTCCTCTCCGCTCCCTCCGAAGACCTGACATGCGAAGGCGGCGGCGGAGCTTCAACTGGAGGAGGAGGCTTAGGCCCGGCAAGCTGCTTGTCATCCTTGCACTGCCTGGTTCTCCCTCAAGATGAACTCTACTCCAATCTCTCCCAGAGCGACACATCCGCTGCCCGTCGACTCTCGGTTTACTCCCAAGTGCGAGCCCGCAGTTTTATCGGCGACATGCTGCGGGAAGGCAGCCAATGTCGGGATAGAGATGGCACGGGGGTTTGGGACAAGGTGGGGAGGAGACGCAGTCGATCCACTTCGCCTTTACCCAGCAAAACAATTAAAAGTCCTTTTAGCGAGAGTGTGAAAG GTCCCTCGCTGCCCATGGCCACTGTGGACATCAAAAACCCCGAGATCAGCAACATTCAGCGTTTCCATAGTAACACCCAGGTGAACAACTTAATGCACTCCACTTTCCCCAAGCGGGAGAAGAAAGTCCGAGGCAAAAAGAAGAGGCTGACCAAGGCAGACATCGGCACACCCAGCAACTTTCA ACACATTGGACACGTAGGCTGGGATCCAAACACAGGCTTTGAC GTAAATAACTTGGACCCCGAACTGAAGAACCTCTTCGACATGTGCGGCATCTCCGAGGCGCAACTTAAAGACAAAGAAACCTCCAAGGTTATCTATGACTTCATCGAGAAGAAAGGAGGGGTGGAAGCTATAAAAAATGAGCTAAGGAGACAAG CTCCCCCACCCCCTCCATCCAGGGGTGGACCGCCGCCCCCGCCCCCACACCACACCTCGGCCCCTCCGCCCCCGCCGCCTGCCCGTGGCAGAGGCGCTCCGCCACCCCCTCCGCCCTCCAGAGCCCCCTTCTCGGCGCCGCCGCCCCCCCCTCCATCCCGGCCGGGCATGATCTCTCCCCCGCCACCTCCACCAAGCCGGGGCTTCCTGCCGCCACCGCCGCCGCCAGCCCATTCCTCCAGCCTAGCGCCACCTCCCATGACGACGTCCATTCCATTCGGCTCCGGAGCACCGCCGCCTCCTCCGCCGCCACCTCCTGGACCACCTCCACCTGGCATGTCCATGGAGGCTAACGGAGGCGACAGCGGGGGCAAGTCGGCCTTGCTGAATCAGATCCGGGAAGGCACCCAGCTGAAGAAGATGGAGCAGAAAGAACGACCAGTGTCCAACGTTGGACGAGATGCGCTCCTGGACCAAATCCGACAAGGAATCCAACTTAAAGCT AGGGACGATAATGACTCGCCTCCGTCTTCCATGGCGCCCTCGGCCGGCATTGTGGGTGCTCTGATGGAGGTGATGCAGGCGAGGAGCAAGGCCATTCACTCATCAG ACGAGGACGAGGACGATGAAGACGATGAGGACTTTGAAGATGCGGACGAGTGGGATGACTAG
- the lmod2b gene encoding leiomodin-2 has translation MSCFGYRRELSKYEDVDEDELLASLSPEELAELEKELADIDPDANVPIGLRQRDQTDKTPTGTFSREALMKYWENETRKILENEIGGEIPKGEEEDESVTDRNSASEDEKDAESEKEQRKLMQEEEEEEEEEEDESEEDEEEEEVVTEEDDEEEEQAVPDMEPPMLLKPQRVEPVRLTPPPPPADPNSNPTVVDEALQRVLSNDPELTEVNLNNIEDISQDTLIRFAEALRSNTHVRLFSLANTRADDPVALAIAKMLRENSSVVSLNIESNYVSGKGVMALVQALPANNTLTELRFHNQRHMCGGQVEMEMVKILRENYTLIKLGYQFNLPGPRMSMTGILTRNQDRQRQKRMQEQRQQPEGAINPRTSALRRTPCSSPRSSPWSSPKMGKKQTPPAPPPPPPPPPPPPTPPPPPRQEKKKPTRTIAEVIKCHEAGSRKTKSKGKKGKKGKAGKDETTSILKELKNALRPVSVERRGGEEGSRPSTPMRSAHDQLMDSIRNSSIRGLRKVELPSHLL, from the exons ATGAGTTGCTTCGGGTACCGCCGAGAGCTGAGCAAGTATGAAGATGTGGACGAGGACGAGCTTTTAGCCTCGCTCAGCCCAGAAGAGCTGGCTGAGCTGGAGAAAGAGCTTGCGGACATTGACCCCGATGCCAACGTGCCCATAGGACTCCGACAGAGGGACCAGACGGACAAGACCCCGACTGGCACCTTTAGTCGAGAAGCCCTCATGAAATACTGGGAGAACGAGACGCGGAAAATCCTAGAAAATGAGATCGGTGGAGAAATTCCTAAAGGG GAAGAAGAGGATGAGAGTGTAACAGACAGAAACAGCGCGTCAGAGGACGAAAAAGACGCCGAAAGTGAGAAAGAGCAGAGAAAGCTAAtgcaggaagaagaggaggaagaagaagaggaagaggacgAGAGCGAGGAGgacgaggaagaagaggaggtCGTCACCGAGGAGGACGACGAAGAAGAGGAGCAAGCAGTCCCAGACATGGAGCCTCCCATGCTGCTCAAGCCACAGAGGGTGGAACCTGTGAGACTAACTCCTCCCCCTCCACCTGCGGACCCCAACAGCAATCCCACTGTTGTCGACGAGGCCCTGCAGCGAGTGCTTAGCAACGACCCTGAACTCACAGAGGTCAATTTGAATAACATTGAAGACATCTCGCAG GACACTCTTATAAGATTCGCGGAGGCCCTGAGGTCCAACACTCATGTGCGACTCTTCAGCCTCGCCAACACCCGAGCAGACGATCCGGTGGCTCTGGCCATCGCTAAGATGCTGCGAGAGAACTCGTCCGTCGTCAGCCTCAACATCGAGTCCAACTACGTGAGCGGGAAGGGCGTGATGGCGCTGGTTCAAGCTCTGCCGGCAAACAATACTCTGACGGAGCTGCGATTCCACAACCAGAGGCACATGTGTGGAGGACAG GTAGAGATGGAAATGGTGAAAATACTGCGGGAAAACTACACCTTGATCAAACTGGGCTACCAGTTTAACCTGCCTGGACCCAGGATGAGCATGACAGGCATTCTTACCAGGAACCAGGACCGCCAAAGGCAGAAACGAATGCAGGAGCAGAGACAGCAACCGGAAGGAGCCATCAACCCTCGCACCAGCGCACTG AGAAGAACACCCTGCAGCTCACCAAGATCCTCACCTTGGTCCTCACCCAAAATGGGTAAGAAGCAAACTCCACCTGcgccacctccacctccacctccaccaccGCCACCCCCAACACCACCCCCTCCCCCCCGCCAGGAAAAGAAGAAGCCCACAAGGACGATTGCAGAGGTGATCAAATGCCATGAAGCGGGCAGTAGGAAGACCAAGAGCAAAGGGAAGAAGGGCAAGAAGGGCAAAGCGGGAAAAGACGAGACCACCTCCATTCTCAAGGAGCTGAAGAACGCACTCAGACCTGTGTCGGTGGAGAGGCGCGGGGGGGAGGAGGGCAGCAGGCCATCCACGCCCATGAGGTCGGCCCACGACCAGCTGATGGACTCCATACGGAACAGCAGCATCCGCGGCCTGAGGAAG GTGGAACTACCTTCACATCTACTATAA